The following nucleotide sequence is from Streptomyces brevispora.
CAATGCGCTGACCTTCGGCGCCTACGCCGATCTGCGCGATCTGCTGGCCGAACTGTCCAGGGAGCGCTCCGTGCGGGCCCTGGTGCTGGCCGGTGAGGGGCGCGGCTTCTGCTCCGGCGGCGACGTGGACGAGATCATCGGCGCCACCCTCGCGATGGACACCGCTCAACTGCTGGACTTCAACCGGATGACCGGTCAGGTCGTACGGGCCCTGCGCGAATGCCCGTTCCCCGTCGTCGCGGCCGTGCACGGGGTCGCCGCGGGAGCGGGAGCCGTCCTCGCACTGGCCGCCGACTTCCGGGTCGCCGACCCCACGGCCCGGTTCGCCTTCCTTTTCACCCGGGTCGGGCTCTCCGGCGGCGACATGGGCGCCGCCTATCTGCTGCCCCGGGTGGTCGGCCTCGGCCATGCCACCAGGCTGCTGATGCTCGGCGAACCCGTCCGCGCACCCGAGGCCGAACGCATCGGACTGATCAGCGTGCCGGCCGAGGAGGGCCGCGCCGACGAACGGGCCGCGGAGCTGGCCCGCCGTCTCGCGGACGGCCCCGCGCTCGCCCTCGCCCAGACCAAGGCGCTGCTCACCGCCGAACTCGACATGCCGCTGGCCGCGGCCGTGGAGATGGACGCCGCGACCCAGGCCCTCCTGATGCACGGCGAGGACTACGCCGAGTTCCACGCCGCTTTCACCGAGAAGCGGCCGCCGAAGTGGCAAGGCCGGTAGCGCGATGGCAGCGCCCGCGGCCCCGCGCCCCGACCTCCCGTCCACCGGCCCGCACCGCATCGCCGTCATCGGCGGCGGCCCCGGCGGGCTCTACGCCGCGGCCCTGCTCAAGAGGCTGGGCCCGGAACGCGAGATCACCCTCTGGGAGCGCAACGCCCCCGACGACACCTTCGGCTTCGGCGTCGTCCTTTCCGACGAGACCCTCGGCGGCATCGAGCACGCCGACCCCACCGTCCACCGCGCGCTCCAGAAGGAGTTCGTCCGGTGGGACGACATAGACATCGTCCACCGGGGCCACACCCAGACCTCCGGCGGTCACGGCTTCGCCGCGCTGGGCCGCCGCCGCCTCCTGGAGATCCTCCACGAGCGCTGCGCGTCACTCGGGGTCCGGCTCCGCTTCCGCACCGAGGCCCCGCCCGCCGCAGAACTCGCCGCCTCGTACGACCTGGTGATCGCCGCGGACGGTGTGCACAGCCTCACCCGCACCGCCCACGCCGACAGCTTCGGCCCCCGCCTCACCACCCACCGCTGCCGCTACATCTGGCTCGCCGCCGACTTCGCCCTGGACGCCTTCCGCTTCGAGACCGCCGAGACCCCGTACGGCGTGATGCAGCTGCACGGCTATCCGTTCTCCCGCCCGTCACCCGGCCACCACCCCTCGACGGGGCAGGCCGGACCGCCGAACGAACTCGGCGCCTCGACCGTCATCGTGGAGATGCGCGAAGAGGTCTGGCATGCGGCCGGATTCGACACCTGCGACCCGGCGGAGTCGACCCGGCACTGCGCCAGGATCTTCGCCGCCGCACTCGGCGGCCGGCCGCTGCGCTCCAACAACTCCTCCTGGCTCACCTTCAGCACCGTCGTCAACGCCCACTGGTCGCACGGCAACACGGTCCTCATCGGCGACGCCGCCCACACCGCGCACTTCTCCATCGGCTCCGGCACCAAACTCGCCGTCGAGGACGCCCTCGCGCTCGCCGCCTGCATCGAGGAGCAGCCCTCCCTGCCCGAGGCCCTCGCCGCGTACGAGAGCGAGCGCCGCCCCGTCGTCGAATCGACCCAGCGCGCCGCGGCGGCCAGCCTGCGCTGGTTCGAGGAGCTGGGCACGTACGTCGACCAGCCGCCCCGCCAGTTCGCGTTCAACCTCCTCACCCGCAGCCGCCGCGTCACCCACGACAATCTGCGGCTGCGCGACGCCGGGTTCGCCGCGGCCGTCGAGGAGGAGTTCGGCTGCCCGCCCGGCACCCCGCCGATGTTCACCCCGCTGCGGCTGCGCGGCCTGGAGCTGCGCAACCGTGTCGTCGTGTCGCCCATGGACATGTACTCGGCCACCGACGGTGTCCCCGGCGACTTCCACCTCGTCCACCTGGGGGCCAGGGCGCTCGGCGGCGCCGGGCTCGTCATGACGGAAATGGTCTGCGTGAGTCCCGAGGGCCGCATCACCCCCGGCTGCACCGGCCTCTACACCTCCGCACAGGCCACCGCCTGGACCCGGATCACCGACTTCGTGCACACCGGATCGCCCGGCACCGCCATCGGCGTCCAGCTCGGCCACTCCGGCCGCAAGGGCTCCACCAAGCTCATGTGGGACGGCATCGACCAGCCGCTCGACGAGGGCAACTGGCCACTCGTCGCAGCCTCCCCGATCCCATATGCGCAAGGCGTCAACCAGGTCCCGCATACCCTGGACCGGGCCGGGCTCGACGCCGTGCGCGAGCAGTTCGCGGATGCCGCCCACCGCGCCGACACCTGTGGATTCGACCTTCTCGAACTTCACTGCGCCCACGGTTATCTGCTCTCCGGCTTCCTCTCCCCGCTCACCAACCACCGCACCGACAGGTACGGCGGATCGCTGGAGAACCGGCTCCGCTTCCCCCTCGAAGTCTTCGACGCGGTCCGCGAACGGTGGCCCGACGACCGGCCGATGACCGTCCGGATCTCCGCCACCGACTGGGCGCGGGGCGGCACGACGGCCGAGGAAGCCGTCGAGATCGCCCGCGCGTTCGTCGCGCACGGCGCCGACGCCATCGATGTCTCCACCGGGCAGGTCGTCCCCGTTGAGCGGCCCGAGTACGGGCGCTCCTACCAGACCCCGTACGCGGACAGGATCCGCAACACCCTGTGCGTGCCCGTCATCGCGGTGGGCGCCATCTCCTCCTGGGACGACGTCAACTCCCTGCTGCTGGCAGGCCGCGCCGACCTCTGCGCACTGGCCCGCCCGCACCTGTACGACCCGCACTGGACGCTGCACGCGGCGGCCGAGCAGGGCTACCCGGGTCAGGGCGCGCCCTGGCCGCTCCCGTACCGCGCGGGCAGCCGCACCCCGCCGGCCGGCCGCACCGACGCACCGAAACCACGGCTCACCCTGGGCTGAGCGGTCGCGGGCGTGCCGCCCCCTCCGCGCTGATCAGCAGTCTGTCGGAGACCGCCCGATAGCCGATGCGCACGTACACGCCGTTACTGGTCGGGTTCGCCAGGTCGGCGAAGAGCAGCACCTCGTCCGCCCCCGCCTCCCGGGCCGCGCGGCTCAGCTCCGCGGTCACCGCCGCCGCGTACCCCCGGCCGCGGTGTTCCGGTGGCGTGTAGACCGGTGCGACCCGCACCGTGCCGGCGATCCGTGGTGAGACGCCCGCCATCGACACGGGGACGCCGCCGTCCTCCCAGAGCGTCAACCGGCCCTCGGCCGTCCGCTCCTCCACCGCCCGCTCGGGGTGCCCGGCCGGCTGACCGATGTCGGCCGCGAACGCGTGGAACCAGCGCAGCAGCAGCTCCCGGCCCCGCATACTCTCGGGCGCGGCACCCAGGACGCACGGGCTTTACGTTCGCGCACGGCGCGCAGGCTCTCCGCATGCACGGCGCGCAGACCCTACGCGCGCACGGCGCACGGGTTTTACGCGCGCACGAACTCCGCCCCCGCGTCCCGCAGCCGCTCGTGCAGCTGACCGAACACCTCCGCCGACCTGCCGCCGGGCCATTGGGCGGGCAGCAGCTCGTGCGGCAGCCCCGGGTCCGCGTACGGTACCTGGCGCCAGGAGTCCAGTGCCGTCAGGTAGTCCCGGTAGGCGCGTTCCGGATCGGCTGCCGCGTCCCCCCGCGATTCCCAGGCCCGCAGCACCGGTTCGTGGCGCTCCAGGAAATCGTGGTGCAGCCGGGCGACGGCGTCCAGGTCCCACCAGCGCGCCACCGACTCCTCGGTGGCGGCGAAACCCAGATGGTCACCGCGGAACAGGTCCACGTACGGTGCGAGTTCGAGGCGCTCCAGGGTGTGCCGGGTCTCGTCGTACAGTCCGGCGGGCGCGATCCAGACGCCGGGGGCGGCCGTGCCGAAGCCCAGCCGGGCCAGCCGCGAGCGCAGCAGGTGCCGCTTGTGGCGCTCGGCCTCCGGTACGGAGAACACCGCGAGCACCCAGCCGTCGTCGAGCCGGGGCGCCGGATGCCGGTAGATTCGCCGGTCGCCGTCGTCGAGCAGCTGGCGGGCGTCGGCGGAGAGCGCGTACCCGGCGGCCCCGCCCGCCGTTCGGGCCGCGACGAGCAGCCCGCGCCGCTTCAGCCGGGAGACGGAGGACCGTACGGCCGGGGCCTCCACGCCGACGGCACCGAGCAGCCGGACGAGTTCGGCGACCGGGAGCGGGGCGTTGCCGGGGGTCCGGCCGTAGGCACCGTAGAGGGTGACGATCAGCGAGCGGGGCGCGTGCGTTTCGGCCATGTGATCATTCTCGGGCCGGCGGGCCCTGGTCGGCACCAGGTGTGTCTCCACGAAGCCGGAAGCGTTGCAGTTTGCCCGTCGCGGTACGGGGGAGTGCGGGCAGGAACGTGATGAGGCGCGGGCACTTGTGCGGGGCCAGTTCCCTCTTCATGAAGGCGCGCAGCGCGTCGGCCGGGAGCGTGGAGCCCTCCCGCAGGACCACGTACGCCGCGACGATCCGGCCGCGCAGCTCGTCCTCGCGGCCCACCACCGCGGCCTCCGCCACCTCCGGGTGGCGCAACAGGGCCTCCTCGACCTCCGGGCCCGCGATGTTGTACCCGGAGGAGATGATCATGTCGTCGGCACGGGCCACATAGCGGAAGTAGCCGTCCGCGTCGCGCACGTACGTGTCGCCGGTGAGGTTCCAGCCGTGCCGTACGTACTGCCGCTGCCGTTCGTCGGCCAGGTAGCGGCAGCCGACCGGTCCGCGTACGGCCAGCAGCCCCGGCTCTCCGTCCGGCACCGCCGTACCGTCCCGGTCCACCACCCGGGCCTGCCAGCCGGGCACCGGGACGCCGGTGGTGCCGGGGCGGATCGCGTCGTCGGCCGCGGAGACGAAGATGTGCAGCAGTTCGGTGGCGCCGATGCCGTTGATGATGCGCAGACCGGTCCGCTCGTACCAGGACCGCCAGGTGGCGGCGGGCAGGTTCTCACCCGCCGATACGCAGCGGCGCAGCGTGGAGAGGTCGTACGTGTCGAGCTGGTCGAGCATCACCCGGTAGGCCGTGGGCGCAGTGAACAGCACCGAGACGTGGTGGGCGGCGAGGGCCGGCAGCAGCTGTCGGGGGCCGGCCTGTTCCAGCAGCAGCGCCGAGGCGCCGGCCCGCAGCGGGAAGATCAC
It contains:
- a CDS encoding bifunctional salicylyl-CoA 5-hydroxylase/oxidoreductase is translated as MAAPAAPRPDLPSTGPHRIAVIGGGPGGLYAAALLKRLGPEREITLWERNAPDDTFGFGVVLSDETLGGIEHADPTVHRALQKEFVRWDDIDIVHRGHTQTSGGHGFAALGRRRLLEILHERCASLGVRLRFRTEAPPAAELAASYDLVIAADGVHSLTRTAHADSFGPRLTTHRCRYIWLAADFALDAFRFETAETPYGVMQLHGYPFSRPSPGHHPSTGQAGPPNELGASTVIVEMREEVWHAAGFDTCDPAESTRHCARIFAAALGGRPLRSNNSSWLTFSTVVNAHWSHGNTVLIGDAAHTAHFSIGSGTKLAVEDALALAACIEEQPSLPEALAAYESERRPVVESTQRAAAASLRWFEELGTYVDQPPRQFAFNLLTRSRRVTHDNLRLRDAGFAAAVEEEFGCPPGTPPMFTPLRLRGLELRNRVVVSPMDMYSATDGVPGDFHLVHLGARALGGAGLVMTEMVCVSPEGRITPGCTGLYTSAQATAWTRITDFVHTGSPGTAIGVQLGHSGRKGSTKLMWDGIDQPLDEGNWPLVAASPIPYAQGVNQVPHTLDRAGLDAVREQFADAAHRADTCGFDLLELHCAHGYLLSGFLSPLTNHRTDRYGGSLENRLRFPLEVFDAVRERWPDDRPMTVRISATDWARGGTTAEEAVEIARAFVAHGADAIDVSTGQVVPVERPEYGRSYQTPYADRIRNTLCVPVIAVGAISSWDDVNSLLLAGRADLCALARPHLYDPHWTLHAAAEQGYPGQGAPWPLPYRAGSRTPPAGRTDAPKPRLTLG
- a CDS encoding PaaX family transcriptional regulator; translation: MAETHAPRSLIVTLYGAYGRTPGNAPLPVAELVRLLGAVGVEAPAVRSSVSRLKRRGLLVAARTAGGAAGYALSADARQLLDDGDRRIYRHPAPRLDDGWVLAVFSVPEAERHKRHLLRSRLARLGFGTAAPGVWIAPAGLYDETRHTLERLELAPYVDLFRGDHLGFAATEESVARWWDLDAVARLHHDFLERHEPVLRAWESRGDAAADPERAYRDYLTALDSWRQVPYADPGLPHELLPAQWPGGRSAEVFGQLHERLRDAGAEFVRA
- a CDS encoding enoyl-CoA hydratase family protein, whose protein sequence is MSPFPSSAPHTENWRHLRVTTRDGVATVTLARPEKLNALTFGAYADLRDLLAELSRERSVRALVLAGEGRGFCSGGDVDEIIGATLAMDTAQLLDFNRMTGQVVRALRECPFPVVAAVHGVAAGAGAVLALAADFRVADPTARFAFLFTRVGLSGGDMGAAYLLPRVVGLGHATRLLMLGEPVRAPEAERIGLISVPAEEGRADERAAELARRLADGPALALAQTKALLTAELDMPLAAAVEMDAATQALLMHGEDYAEFHAAFTEKRPPKWQGR
- a CDS encoding AMP-binding protein, giving the protein MDPKTSAHIDSFAREHLPPADQWPELVFDLPELHYPDRLNCAVELLDRTADRLGPDRPAFRTPDGKVIGYGELRDRVDRIAHVLTSDLGVVPGNRVLLRGPTTPHLAACWLAVLKAGAIAVTVLAQQRAAELATICSIARVSHALCDVRSVDDLAKAQVPGLRITAYGGDAPDDLLRLAAARPGPYPAVDTASDDVALIAFTSGTTGRPKGCMHLHRDVLAIADTFSRHVLRPVPDDVFAGSPPLGFTFGLGGLVIFPLRAGASALLLEQAGPRQLLPALAAHHVSVLFTAPTAYRVMLDQLDTYDLSTLRRCVSAGENLPAATWRSWYERTGLRIINGIGATELLHIFVSAADDAIRPGTTGVPVPGWQARVVDRDGTAVPDGEPGLLAVRGPVGCRYLADERQRQYVRHGWNLTGDTYVRDADGYFRYVARADDMIISSGYNIAGPEVEEALLRHPEVAEAAVVGREDELRGRIVAAYVVLREGSTLPADALRAFMKRELAPHKCPRLITFLPALPRTATGKLQRFRLRGDTPGADQGPPARE